A portion of the Leptospira fletcheri genome contains these proteins:
- a CDS encoding methylated-DNA--[protein]-cysteine S-methyltransferase — MAFVRDHASMEIIGGMKMYYYGKTQSPIGEILILSDGKDIIKVNMSKQKYAAELDSKWVEDPSLKPISLAIRQFEEYFAGSRKEFDLPISFSVGSPFQRQVWQELTRIPFGTLISYGELARRIGNPSASRAVGLANGKNPIAIIVPCHRVIGSNGSLTGYGGGLDRKKFLLELELRQGKASELSDPDLLRGIRKWIHLEQEADLFEAGTR, encoded by the coding sequence GTGGCGTTCGTACGCGACCATGCATCTATGGAAATCATTGGAGGAATGAAAATGTATTATTACGGAAAAACCCAGAGCCCGATCGGAGAGATTCTGATTCTTTCCGACGGAAAAGACATCATAAAAGTGAATATGAGTAAGCAAAAATATGCGGCTGAACTCGATTCGAAATGGGTGGAGGATCCGAGTTTAAAACCGATCTCTCTCGCGATCCGACAATTCGAGGAATACTTTGCCGGCTCCAGGAAAGAGTTTGATCTTCCGATTTCTTTTTCCGTCGGCTCTCCGTTTCAAAGGCAGGTCTGGCAGGAACTCACTCGGATTCCGTTCGGGACTCTCATTTCCTACGGCGAATTAGCTCGTAGGATCGGAAATCCGAGCGCTTCCAGGGCAGTAGGTCTTGCGAACGGAAAAAATCCGATCGCGATCATCGTACCTTGTCATCGAGTGATCGGTTCCAATGGGAGTCTAACGGGATATGGCGGAGGGTTGGATAGAAAGAAATTTCTCTTGGAGTTGGAATTGAGACAAGGAAAAGCTTCCGAGCTGTCCGATCCGGATTTGCTTCGGGGAATTCGGAAATGGATTCATTTGGAACAGGAGGCCGATCTGTTCGAAGCCGGGACTAGGTAG